Within Trichoderma atroviride chromosome 2, complete sequence, the genomic segment CACCCAGCTGAATCCAGCACCATTCCGGCCGATAGTGCCTCGTGTTGTGTCTTTTTCGAATCCTCATACCCTACTCGGTCAGAGAGAGTCTGTTCTACGGAGTCGATCACAAGGCAATCTCGTTGCCCACCTAGCCGATTACAATATTGATGCACAGGGATCGGTTGGTGACGCAGACTCCCTTTACAACTATCCTGTAAACCATCGGGTGGCTAGCCCTGATCCCGATGACATTCCACTGAGTCAACGAAGGGAGATTATACGCCAAAGCAGCAGGACAAATCTACCAGCTTCAAATTACTTACCGCTATCAAATTATAGGCTGAATCGCTCTAGCAGTGGAATTGAAGTTTCCGGGAATACGCAGTTCAATTCTCACCAGCCCAAGAGAATATCCTCCGTCTCTGTGATAGCCCAAAATTCAAGACTCGCCAACTTCCGACATTCAATAGCTAGAGATCTCACATCAATGACTCCTGGCGTTCCTCCCAATCTTGGCCGTGAGACTCCTTTTGCGCCATCGTCTACTCTTGTTGATGATATGGATACGCAACGTATTGTCATGATGGAAAAGAGGGAAGCGGAAATACAGCGGAAGGAGATGCAAAGGCGAGAAAAGGAGTGGAATGATAGGATGTTTGATGCTCGCATGCGGAGCGGCGATCTATTAGACGCACATCGGGAAGTCATACGGAAGATGCAAAGTTCAGCGAAAGATGCATGATTGGCCGAATGATGCATAACAACATGGCAGCACTTGAAACTCTGCTTACAtttctattctttttatttaacttaatgGACGGAAAATACCCTGCAGGAGATACCAAAAGTCCGTTCGTTTTgtttctcattcttttttttagcatttggaaatgaaaagagaCCTTATAAAGAGCACCACGCGGCGCCGTGGCAGATATGGTTGACCCAGTGGCACCTATTAAAACATAGAGAAGCAAACCTATATGAAAGCGCACGATGGTCCGGTTATAACActatataggtatatatagaaaaaaaaaaaaaagaaggactGGCTAGCAATGAATCGAAATATTTGCTGGTGTATGCTTTCAAGAATAAAAACTGGATTAACAAGACTCTTCGTTCTCAAAATAGAAGAATGtcatcttttccttccaCTCGCAGCTAGCAGAGCAACGCTAAAGCTCTCCATAGCCATTGGCCGGATTTGAGGTGGAGGATGGGAGCAGTGCTGGAGGTGCTGGCGTGATAACAGAATGGTCTTTGGCTTTACCAGCTTGATTGTTGAAAGAAGACGTATGCTGTGACGCTGAAGCCGTAGCGGTTGCTGCACAAGGAATTGGCAGAGAATCTTCATCAGACCAGACAGACCTGTTGGTAGGTTGATGGCTGAGTAGCTCCAAGGGCGCAGAAGAAGTGTTGTCCTCGGAGCGCCTGAACAGCGATAGCTTgaagggaagagagaaatcGAGACGGGTGCTAAAGAGGAATGGGTTGCGACGAATAGGTTGAACATGAACGTCTTGGTTGTGGATGGGTAgggctgttgatgttgctgctggggcaggctgctggagcgTTGATGTATTTTGGTTGGAGGGTATGCTTGTCATGAAACTCAAGCCTGAGTGAGCTGCATTCTTTTTGGATGAACTGGTAAGGGGTTAGCTACTATGGATTGCATAAAGAAGATTCCAATCAAGATGGAGTTTTTTACCTTGTAGACGTTGAGTGGCTACCGTGAGACATGGAGGCCAGCACCCGAGCATCTGGGTCGTACTCGTCGTGTAGTCGCGGGAACACTTTTCCAAGcccaaagaagagcagaacCACGCGGTAGCAGTTCATGGCATCCTTGGTcatgccgaagaagatgaataTCGGCACGGTCGCTGCGATGGGCAGGTAGCACATGTTTATGTATGCCCAGTGCACCTGGCTGCTTGTCAAGTATACAATTGCGTCCCAGGGTATCTCGCCATGGTTGTGGATGGCGTCGAAGTCGTAGGGCTTGAAACCTCCAGCCACCTGCATGTTGACAATGGCGAGCGCCAGCACGATGGGGAGGTACGGCACGAGGATGGTGACGACCATGAGAtagaggcggcggcgggctcGTTGGCTGCGGGCCTGGGCGAGGGGGCTGTTGGAGAGGGCGGACGCGGTGGATTTGGAGATTTGGCGGTATCGTATGTATACGAAAACTAAGGGGGGGCAAGGAAGTTAGTTGAATCTTTTTGGGCTGAATAAAGAATGGAACTGCATAGCTGGATCGTGTTGGGTGTTGGTCGTGGACCCGGCACTTTGAGACTTACTAGCATAGCCGGCAGTGAGGAGCGGCATGAGTGCCGGCAGCAAGATGTCAAAGGCTGCATACGGCCACGAATGGGCAGGGGCCCAGGAGCATCCGCTCAACGTGCCGATATAATATCGCTGCTGGGAGAGAGGATATGTCCACGCGGCCTGCAGAAGCGGCAGCgggaagatgatgagcgcCTGGACAATGTTGCGCCGCGTCTTCTCCGTCTTGGTGAGGGGGTTGGCTCTCATGTTCTGGATCTGCATGGCCAGGTTGCGCATGCTGGCCAGGAGGCAGGTGTTGAAGAGGCCGATGGCGAGATTGTGTATGTGGGTGTCGACGTCGCAGAAGCCGTAGCCCGGCCACCAGGATGCCACGTCGTCGTTGTGCCAGATGAGGGCGTTGAGTACGCTGTCAACGTTTTGCAGCTCCACCACGAGGATGAgcatggcggcggccagctcGCCGTTGCGGTAGAGGAGCCGCAGGGGCACGAGGCAGACGAGGTTGccgaggagggcgaggacgacGCGGCAGATGAGGTTGGCCGTGGGGGATGGGTTGGTGAAGGTGGTTGGGGCCAGACCGGGcatgaagatgctggaaGTGCCGCGAGGGGCGAGATTGAAGGGCGAGTCCATGATGGTGGATTGGTTTGTATCAGTGTTGCCAATGGTAGGATGAGGATTTTGATATCGTGACAAGGCGTGGGTATGAAGAGagcggtgatgatgatgatataaaGGAATCAGGAAGAGgatggctgatgatgagcagcaagaagcaTATTCTTTTCAAAATAAACTGGGAAAGGATGGTTTCATGGTCAATAGCTATTGCTGATGTATAGAACGAGCAGCAATAGCAGAAGATGTCAGGGAATTGGTCTTCTATAGAAACAATAAGGCAGTCAATAAAGGAacaaacacaaaaaaaaaaaaaaaaccggtAGTCGAGGATACTTTTATTGATAGAAACTCCTGTATAAGAAAATagattaaaataaaatataatgGAATAAACCTCCTAGTCATACACACGCATGCATATCAGTGCATTTTGCTTCACACACACGCAGAAAACATTTCCATTGCGTACCAGCCCTGGTAAATTTGGATGAAACTATTgccagctgaagaagacgagcaaACTGCAGCATCACatttgtaaaaaaaaaagcggaTCAGTTCGAGATATCCAGCCTCTCACGTCCAGCTTTTTCCAATGAATCCCCTGGTCTCTCCATACATTACAAAGCGCAAgcaaataaaagaaagaagaagaaaaggtaGTTTCATGGTTGCATCGTGATAATGCAGGCATTCACCGAAAAAGCGTTTCTCCTGATTGGTGTTTTGGACAATGTTTGTTGTTATTGGAGGCGTTTATTGAGAGACGGATTGGGCTTCTATTGATGGCCGGAATAGGCAATGCCCCGTGCGCGGGTGGCTGATCCCGCAGCCTTcagcggcagtggcagcgCGGCTACCCGGATTTCTGGGTCTGCATTCCACAAAAAGGGGTGAAAGGTGAAGAGGAAATGATTAGGGCTGGATATGGAATTATGTCACGGCTGTGGCTTGCAGTGCCGAGGCGGATTTGGGCAGCTGGGGCTCATTGTGGGCGGCCAGTTTGGTGTTTTGATAGGGGCTTATTGTGAGAGAGACGTGAGGTTGTACGGAGCACGGGACGGGTGCGTACAGCGGCACAGCGGGGAGAATTCTGATAAGAGAGCAATAAACAGGGGAGACTGTTTCTGGATACGACTGGCGGGAGTTTATAGATGGTAATAGACTTGGAGGTGGTTATTTAGTCGTCTATTTGTCCTGTCTTGTGTATGGTCTTGATGAATGAAGTCCAGCAACGGGCTTCAGTGACTTGGACCGAGCCGGGAGCTAGAATGGCGGGGCGCGCCGTTGTGAAGCCGAAATCAACTTGTCTCTGATGAGTAAGCATTCCTTTCATAGTAGCATATTTCTTTAGGAGCATATACCACGATCTATCGAGTATCCATCTTTCAATCGGGGACAGGGGAGCATGCCCCGCCATCCAGCCAATCATTGCTCAAAGAGCTCCAGGCGCGGGCTTAATCTTATCGCGTCCTGACGTGACCCCATTTCTCTGCAGCTTTGAGAGCAAGGGAGGGGCCCCCAAACAAAACCAAAACCGTCTCGACAAAAAAACTTGTAAGTCCTCGACAGCTACTTCTCCTTATCTTcacttgtttctttcttctttcccaaTCGCTGATAAATagcccaacagcagctcaaaAATCCCCAAACCATGTCGTCGTTCCTTTTccgccgcgccgccgccaccgctggagctgctcgcGCATTCAGCACCACCTCGCCTCGCTCCATCGCCCGCATCACCATTGTTGGCAACCTGGCCGATGCGCCCGAGGCCCAGGTCAGCGGCAACGAGCAGAACCCCAAGGAGTACGTGCGGTACGCCGTCGCGAGCAACAGCGGGAGCAAGGACAACCGCACCACCAGCTGGTTCCGCGTGACGGGCTTTGTGGAGGGGCCTCGCAGGGACTTTTTGCTGGGTCTGGCCAAGGGGTATGTTATGATGCCAATGACGGACGGGGGTgacgaggagagaagaaggagaagctgaCGTTTTGATTTGCCGTGTTTTAGCACTCTGGTTTATGTTGAGGGTGATGCGAGCATCAGCTCTTACACGGACTCCAATGGACAGACCAGACAAGGCCTCAGCGTCATCCAGCGTAAGTTGCCAAAAATCTACTCCAAACTCGCCCCGACGTTTCTACATTCTAGTTTGACTAACCACGTGGTAAACTCACAGGCCATATCGAGGTTCTAAAGCGCCCTTCACCCCCAGAGCAGGGCGAGTAAAGCAGGCAATAGCGGAACAGATTGAGGGCTTGGCTGCCAAGGGATAAGCAATGGGATTCAATGGATTCTCGCTGGGTGTTTTTGGCGAATTAAAAGCAGGCGGCGGGTTGCTTGCTTGCCATGTAACTGTAGTATTGCCTGATGACTTTGATGTATGATTTGATGTGATAGATGAACTCTCGGCTCTCCTGCTTTTGGCCACTTGCGATGCGATTCTCCCAAGGCTCCTGTAAACTCTACGTGCTCGCAATGATTATACAATGTACCTATCcagctttttatttttgcttCATCATACCAAGGTGACGCTGTCCATGCACCCGTACCCTGCAGCTACACCTCCCTCCTCGCTCTGATCTCCCTTTGTACGGAGCAGGTATCCTGCGCCCTCGTTGTGGAGCACGTCTCCGGTGCCCTGATTCCACAGGCAAGTACCATATACGCCCAGTTCGCAGATAATGCCGCCTTCCTCTAAATGGCCATTCCTAAGAATGATATTTGATACGGGTGGCGGCACGATGAGCTCCATGAGAATGTATGCGCCCCAGTGCTCCTCGGGCAAAGTCTTTAGGAATTCCGGAATGGCGCTTCGGTAGATGTTGTTGCCTCCTCCCTCTCGCTGGGGCTTGAGAACGTACGCCTTGCATAGCGCGGGATCCAGAGCCTTCTTCCGTGCTTCCAGGCCGGCTTCAGACGTGTCCATGGGGTAAATGTTGGTAAATGTCTTCCAGAGCTCAGCGGCAGCGGGGGTACTGTCGTTGATGAATTTTCCGAGAACAGACGGCGCCGATGAAGGCCGGGGAGTGGCTAGCACCTGTTGAACCTTTTTGGTGCCGGCCAGCTGGGTGAGAATGCTGGGGCACTTGATCGCGCCAGACCGCTCCAGGTGGTATCTGGCATCCCAGGCTGTCTGGTCGGGATAGTCGTTGGTGTGATAGCCAGAGCGCATGTAAATGACGGCTACTTCAAAGACCTTGGACGGGTCGCGAGGGAGGCGGTAGAGGAGCTGGCGCTTCGGTGCGTCGGCAAGGGTGGTGTGTTTGAAAATGTCTGAGATGGCAAGTCTGAAAACTGGTATCGTTGGCGAGGACTGGGTGACCTGGTACTCTAGATGGCGCTGGTCAAAGATGTTGCGCTCGCCGCCCTGGACAAGGAAGATGACGCATTTGGCATGACCTAGGTCGGACTTGGGGTAAGCATGAAAAGCAGCCTGAATACCGCCTGCTAGGCCCTGAATGCTCTGGTTATCGGGGAGGTTGAGTGAGTCCGGTGCCAATGCGTGTTGGAGCAGGGGATACTCGGTGGCTGCAAGGAATCTGGGCGGTTGTTTGTTAGCTTTTCGGCAGGGAATGGTTTGTAAGAGTACTGACTTGTGTAATTTTGATGTGTAAGTTGAGAGGCCACCGAAGGATGcggcgatggtgttgaacTCGACTTGTTTTACTTGAACAGTTGGGGGAGAGGCTGCATTGTCCTGATGGACCATGTAGTCTGATCTGAAGAGACCCAATGATAAAGGCTAGAATCACAGGCAAAAAGTGAATAAAAGCTCATGGGGGCCCTTTTGAGTGAGTGCTGTCATGAATGTATATATACCTGAGTGTAGCCCTCAGCCTTGACCTTTAGATGGACATCCCAGAGGTTGCGGATGAAGTCGTCGCCATTTACGACCCTTTACAATCATGTCAGTTGATGGCCGGCTACTCATGTGGCTGCTACTCACTCCTTGACAGTTTGCTCCAGAAATGCCTCGTCACGGCTCACAGCCGCATACAGCTCGTTGTAAGTCTTTTGCACCGCCTGGCCCTGCTCGAAGCACTCTCGCAGGAACGGCGTGGGGAAGAGCGTGACTGGGACGTTGATGGCCGTGATGCCCGCAGGATCAGTTTCGGCCGGGACCACTGCAGGGGGGCGACCGCACAGCGAGGCCGTTGGCAATGGCCCAGTCCTTGACCGTTTCGACGAgggcttctttttcagcttGTTGCAATGGCGGGGGATAAGCCCCGCTCGCGAGAGATGCCATTGGTGAGGACGAGAGAGTGAGACTTTATTGAAAGacaagaatgaagagaaaaatgaCGTGGGAGGCCTCGTCCAGGTGGTGACAACTGGCCAGCGGTTATAGGGCGTTGGTTGGGTTGTGTAAGTGCGGCGAACTGCGGCTGTGAAGATTTCGTGAGTGGTGGTTCTGTAAGAGAGGACGATTAGTGCGAGATCCCACAGAGGCGGATTATTAATGGCTTTCCGACGTGCTCCGTAAATACACTGACTGTTTGCGTCGTTGTGAATTCTGAATTCTTAAAGAGTCTATTCACATTGCTCTATTCACTGGGCGCAATATTCCACGTTCTTTTCTATCAAGGCTTGACATAATTTGACAAGATTACACGCCGATTTTCCATCTTGCATCAACCAAAGATGTCGTCGTTGGGCACTCGTTTCAACGCATCTAAGCCGCACGCAACATGTgcgctcagcctcagccccCGCCATCGCCACAGCTCGCCTATCAGCCGCTCTAGCTAGGCGCCAAATGCCCTGTGGATGCGTCTCTGAGACACCCCCGGGCCAATTAGCCGCAGCTGAGACCCTTTAGCACTGCTACTACGGTATGATGGAATTTTCTCGACGCTCGAGGCCGCGAGATTTCGacggaaaagaaggaggaaaatCTGGAAATATAAGAACAGCGCCGTGGCTGCGCTCGCAGCAATCAGGCGAGAGCCGGGCGAAGAGTTGATCCGCGCATTTCATCgcaactcttttttttcttttgttctttcctCCTCCTGTACGCTCAGAGGTCACGTGAAGTGGTGTTCTCTATTTCGTCTGGCAACCAACAGTCGCCAACAAAACGCGTATTTGAGCATACTCTTTTCTTAGGAGGGAACATAATTGAGGAGCGAGATGCGCTGAGGAGCCGTGCTTGTGTTTTGCCGATTCAGAGAGTTTGTGGATAATACCTTGATGTCAGCATATCCTTCTCTCGATTTTCTTCACTTCTCGGCTTCTTGCAGGCATTATCTCACcaccttcttttctcttcagccGAAACGCACCTAGTTCACGCAACCTTCTGCTTACCAGAAATCAGCTgcattctttttccttcttcagacTCTTCATTATAatatccctttttttttatatatctTCCTTGTGTCGTTTCTCTCTCGTTACTAATGCACATGCCGCTTCAAGCTGGTGAGACCATAGTAAGTCTACTCTAGCTCTTCTATGTCATCGCTCTTTTTCAAGGCATCATGTGGCTTTTGGAGAATTATTTCATCTCTGATGGAATGCTTCAAATAACCACAGAGAACCTGTTCACTTCAAGGAACAAGTTTGCGATACTCGAGTTGCTAACGCTTCGCAGTGGATCCAACCGTGCCGTCTCTGAGCGCGAGTGTGGCCCAGATGGGAAGCATCCGTCAAGATGACCCGTTCTTGTGGGATGCAGAAACCCTCTCAGGGGAGATTTGTTTCCAAAATACCCCATGGATAAAAGACCCAGCTGCGCTAGCTGCAAAGCTGATTGATAATGATATTGACGGGCGCACCTTACTCACTTATGAATTCTTACTGTCAAAGGCGGAGTTGATGGAATGCCTCAATCTGAAAGCGGCCCGAAGCAAAGCAGACTTGGCAGAGACGATTATCAACTTTCGggcaagaagcaaaagttTTCGATCGTGGAAAAAGACCTTCTTGAAGACTCAGTCCGCGCTCCTATCCGACGATGAGCAAGATGATGTGAAGACAGAGCTCTCGCCCATACCGCCTGTGAAGCGACCCTTGGATCCGACACCCACTCCAAACGCTCGAAGCATCTCAACTCAGTATGAGCCACACGGAACAGTCGAAGCGCCGTCGGTAAATGCTCAAATCATTAAAGTCTTTGATGGCGCTCTACTTGAACCTGATGGGGACCTTTCAATGCAATtggatggcgatgcagatTCTATCACCAGGGTCGATTCTGCCAATGGACTCTCATCAATTGCTTCTCAAGCTCCTTCCCATACTTCAGCGGATGATCGAGCCAGCGAAGAAAAATCTTGCAAGCGGAGACGCTTGGAGCCGATGAATTTGAGCGCAAAGCCGTTGGCCGACCCAAATTCCCTTTCTCTATTTCAATCCGAGTCCTTCAATCTGATTGAAGCAGCCAAGATACCAAGTAATAGTGGCCAACGCTCAATTTTGGAACCCATTTCAGAACATTCCTATCTAGGGAGCGAGAGAATCTATCGTCAAGATATCCTGTCTTCTAATGGAACTCCAGACTACCCTTGGAATGATCTTGGTGGAGGCGGATTTGCGATTGTGACTCCAAGCCATGCAAAACCTCCTGGGCGGAGGCTTGTTGTCAATCGCATGCTACGGATGCGCTTTCTCAAAAATTCTCAGAAACAAGCTTCGATGAAGCGCGGATTCATTCCTCTGCAGTCGCCAACTCCTTCTGACGGAAGTGAGGCGGTCATAGACTTGGATGCCCTGCCTGACTCGTGGGATGAACTGACACAGCGAGagattgatgatgagaaaGCAGAAATTGCAGCAAAACAACATCAGCCTGACACTAACATATCGAGAGAGCGCGCGGAGGTTATCCTCAAAGAGGAATTGGCTGCTATGGAAGCAAattggaaagaaaagaagctgcccaAGCG encodes:
- a CDS encoding uncharacterized protein (TransMembrane:7 (o32-56i63-84o104-125i146-167o187-213i243-264o301-322i)~BUSCO:EOG092D1VHP), with the translated sequence MDSPFNLAPRGTSSIFMPGLAPTTFTNPSPTANLICRVVLALLGNLVCLVPLRLLYRNGELAAAMLILVVELQNVDSVLNALIWHNDDVASWWPGYGFCDVDTHIHNLAIGLFNTCLLASMRNLAMQIQNMRANPLTKTEKTRRNIVQALIIFPLPLLQAAWTYPLSQQRYYIGTLSGCSWAPAHSWPYAAFDILLPALMPLLTAGYAIFVYIRYRQISKSTASALSNSPLAQARSQRARRRLYLMVVTILVPYLPIVLALAIVNMQVAGGFKPYDFDAIHNHGEIPWDAIVYLTSSQVHWAYINMCYLPIAATVPIFIFFGMTKDAMNCYRVVLLFFGLGKVFPRLHDEYDPDARVLASMSHGSHSTSTSSSKKNAAHSGLSFMTSIPSNQNTSTLQQPAPAATSTALPIHNQDVHVQPIRRNPFLFSTRLDFSLPFKLSLFRRSEDNTSSAPLELLSHQPTNRSVWSDEDSLPIPCAATATASASQHTSSFNNQAGKAKDHSVITPAPPALLPSSTSNPANGYGEL